Genomic window (Chloroflexota bacterium):
TCCCCATCCCCGGCGAAGAAGACCGCCTGGCCCTCTTTCGCCTCGCGAGCGTTGAAGCCGAACTTGCCGCGCCCGCTGATGACGTAGGCAAAGCTGTTGTGGTCCTTCATCGTAGGCTGGAAGAACGTCGCCCCGGGCTGTAAGGTGAAATGCAGGTAGGCGATGGGCGTGCGCGTCTCTATCACTGCCCGCTTCCCCAGGGATTCCCCCGCGATAACCTTCACACGCACGGCGCCGTCTTCACTCGTTGCCACCGGTATCTTGGCCGATGGCGTGTCCTGGTACCGCGGCGCGATCATCTTCTCCTTGCGCGGCAGGTTCACCCAGAGCTGGAAGCCTTGGAGACGCCCGCCCTTGTTCAGGAAGGCCTCCTCCGGCATTTCCGAATGCACAACCCCTGCGCCGGCCGTCATCCACTGCACATCGCCAGGGCCCAGCTTGCCTGCATTCCCCGCCGAGTCCTTGTGCTCCATGCGGCCTTCCAGCACGTAGGTCACGGTCTCGAACCCCCGGTGTGGATGGTCCGGCGCTCCCTTAGCCTCCCCAGGCGGATAGTCAACGGGTCCAAGGTGATCCAGCAACAGAAATGGATCGAAGTCCATCTGTGTTTGGGTAGGGAAGGGGCGTCGAACCGGGAATCCGGCCCCTTCGTAGGTCTGTACGGTCTGAACAACCCGGCTCACGGACCGGGAGGCGCTTGTGGTGGTCATGGCGTTCCTTTCGGTGCAGGTACCCGTTAGATGATGCCTGAACCGGCCAAGATTCGCCAGGGACGGCTTAGTAGCCGCGCTCCACATCCACGACGTTTTTGAGCGGTTGGCCGTTCAGGTACCGCTTCAGGTTTTCAGCGAAAAAGCGCACGGCGCGGTCCCGGTTGTCTATGACATCGCCCGAGACGTGCGGCGTGATAAAGACGTTGGGCATGGCCCAGAGGGGGCTTTCCTTTGCCAACGGCTCCGTTTCGAAGACGTCCAACCCCGCCCCGGCAATGCGCTTTTCCTGGAGCGCCCGCACCATCGCCGCCTCATCCACCAGCTTGCCTCGGCCCACGTTGACGTAAAAGGCCGTCCGCTTCATCGCGGCGAACTCCGGCGCGCCGATGATGTGTTCCGTCTCCTTGGTCAGGGGCAACGCATTCACGATATAGTCGCACTGCCCCAGCATCTCGTGGAGGCGCGAAGGAGGCCACAGCTCATCCACATCGCCAACGTTGCGCTGAAGGGCTGCGGCGGAGCGGCGTATGCCTAGAACGCGCATCCTAAAGGCCTTGCCCAAGCGCGCCGACTCCATACCGATAGGGCCAAGGCCTAGAACACCCAGCGTCCGACCCTCAGTGAAGTCCGGCCGCACCGAGTCGCGCTTGTAATCGGCGTTCCGCTGCTGCTCCATCCAACCGGGCGCCTTCTTGGCCCACATCAGGATGAACATGAAGGCATGCTCGGCGATGGCCAGAGCGTTCGTCCCGGAGACGTTGGTGATCTGGTAGTGCTTCCCTTCGAAGAGGCCGCCGCGCACCAGGTGGTCCACGCCGGTGCCGAGCCACTGCACCCACCTAAGCTTTGGAGCGCGTTTGGCCAGGTCCGGCGGCAGGCGCCCAAGGAATAGGACTTCGATCTGCGCCAGCATCTCATCGGCCTTGGCCTTCGCCGCCGGGGACTCCGCCTCTTGCGCAAGATGTTCGCTTATGTCCAGCAGGCGGATCTGCGGCGATACTGAAACGATGAGGTCCAACGATTCCTGGCTCGGACGAGAGGAGAGACCGATGTTCAGTGTAGCCATGGCAGGAGACTATCCAGGGCGCTCTTCTGTGTCAATCCGGCCGCACCGTCATGGCCTAGCTCTTCGGGAATGGCGCAGGATAGCCTGGCGACGGCTGGATACCGAAGGCCTCCACCATGCTGAACATCATGATGAAGTAGCCGATGGCGATGGTCAGATCAACGGCTCCCTCTTTCCCCATCAAGTGCTCGATGGCGGCGAAGGTCGGATCGTTGACGCGCCTGGCGAAGACCTGCTTCGCATAGTCAACAAAGACGCTCTCCTTGGGAAGCATGCCCTTAGTCGTCCTGTTCCTGATGCCGTCCACCACAAGCTGCCGGAGGCCCGTCTTCTTCGCCAGCTCTTCCTGGGCCTGCCAGGAGTAGTAGCAGCCCACCTCTCTCGCGATAGTCAACCCGATGATGGCGCGAACGGGCTCCTCGATCGTCGAGTGATTGACAACGCCATCGCTCAGGTCGGCCACGCGCCTGGCCATATCGTGGCTATGAAGCAGCACGAGGATGGAGGGCGGGATCGCCGCGCGCGTCTTGGCGATGTGGTCGTAGGCGGCCTGGGCCGGCTGAGAAAGGCTATCGCGCGTGGGCAGGGGAAGTCTTGGCACAGGGGGGCTCCTTCAAGCAGCAAATCCGGGGGAAAAGGTTCAGCCGTTATAATACGTGGAGTACGCAAGGGCCGGTCCTAGGCCCTTTTTCATTGCCCCGCCGTTCAGAAACTTTCCCAGGAAGCAGGCCAGCCATGAACCTCCCATCCAAACAGGCAACCAGGTGGTTTGCCCTTATCCTTCTCGTCATCCTCTCCACATCGGCGCTCTCCGCCTGCCTGAGCCTGCGCACGGAGAACGAGCGAGCGAACCTGCCGGAGGAGACAAGCAAAGAGTTCCGCACCGTCTTCGAAGCCTACCAGCAGGTCAAGGGGCACTACGCCGATAAGAAGCTTCTGGACGATAAGAAGCTGGCCGAGGGTGCCATCCGCGGCATGATTGCCAGCCTGGAAGACCCATTCAGCCAGTACATCCCCAAATCACGGCAGGAAGAGGTGCGGGAACAGCTGGAGGGGACGTATGAGGGCATCGGCGTGGAGATCCTTACGCGAGAGGGCTACCCGGTAGTGATCGCGCCTATCCGCAAATCGCCAGCGGAGAAGGCCGGCATCAGGGCAGGGGACATCATCATCAAGATTGACGGCGCCTCTGTGGAAAACGTGCCTGAGATGGATGTCATCAATAAGGTGCGCGGTCCCAAAGGCACCAAGATCACATTAGAAATCCTGCGCCCGCCTCAGACCACGCCTCTCACCTTCACCCTCACGCGCGATGAGATACGCCGGATCACCGTAGACACGGAGGATCTGGCGGACGGCATCGTCCACATCAGCATCTCCCGGTTCCAGCCGAACACGGACGAGGAGTTCAAGGAGCAGCTGAAGGACGTGATGGCGAAGCGTCCCGCCGGCATGATCCTTGACCTGCGGAACAACCCAGGCGGCTATCTTGATGTAGTGGTGGACGTGGCGAGCCAGTTCCTCAAGGACGGTCTGGTGCTGTATGACGTGGACGGCGACGGCAAGCGCACCGACTGGAAGGTGAACGACGGCGGGCTGGCGCAGAAGGTGCCCCTGGTGGTGCTGGTGAACCACGGCAGCGCCAGCGGCAGCGAGGTGGTCTCCGGGGCGCTCCAGGCGCGCGCTAGGGCGAAGGTCATCGGCACGCAGACCTTCGGCAAAGGCTCCGTGAACCAGGCCTACACCCTGAGCGACGGCTCGAGCGTGCGCCTCACCACTGCCAAGTGGCACGCGCCGAACGGCCTGCAGATCAGTAAAGTGGGTATCACGCCTGATATCATCGTTGATCGTACCCAGGAAGACGAGGCGGCCGGGAGAGACCCCCAGATCGCCAAGGCCATCGAGGTGCTCAAGAGTGAAATCCAAAGTACAGCGTCGGCAGGCCAAGGCCGCGCGCCAAGCGCAGGCTGACGGCGGCGATTTCAAGGTCATCGCCACCAACCGCCAGGCGCGGCACGACTATGAGATCCTCCAGGCCATAGAGGCGGGCATCGCCCTCATGGGCTCGGAGGTGAAGTCCATCCGAGAGGGCCGCATCAACATCGCGGAGGGGTATGCGCGCCCGTACAAGAACGAGCTGTGGCTCTACGGCGTCCACATCCCCATCTACACATCAGCCTCCTACCAGAACCATGAGCCAACCAGGACACGGAAGCTGCTCCTGCACCGCAAGCAGATCAACAACCTGGTGGAGCGCATCTCCACGGAGCGCCTGCTCCTGGTGCCCCTGCGCCTCTATCTGAAGCACCACCGGGCCAAGATCGAGCTTGGGCTGGCGCGGAGCCGGGCGAAGTACGACAAGCGCCAGGCCATCGCCAAGCGGGAGGCGGCGCGGCGCATCCAGCAGGCCGTCCGGGTAAAGGCGTAGGAGAAGGGGCAAGGGATGGGAAGCAAACCGGGGAGGCCAAGAATCCTTCCCCCGGGTGTTAGAATC
Coding sequences:
- a CDS encoding D-2-hydroxyacid dehydrogenase, translating into MATLNIGLSSRPSQESLDLIVSVSPQIRLLDISEHLAQEAESPAAKAKADEMLAQIEVLFLGRLPPDLAKRAPKLRWVQWLGTGVDHLVRGGLFEGKHYQITNVSGTNALAIAEHAFMFILMWAKKAPGWMEQQRNADYKRDSVRPDFTEGRTLGVLGLGPIGMESARLGKAFRMRVLGIRRSAAALQRNVGDVDELWPPSRLHEMLGQCDYIVNALPLTKETEHIIGAPEFAAMKRTAFYVNVGRGKLVDEAAMVRALQEKRIAGAGLDVFETEPLAKESPLWAMPNVFITPHVSGDVIDNRDRAVRFFAENLKRYLNGQPLKNVVDVERGY
- a CDS encoding S41 family peptidase, with the protein product MNLPSKQATRWFALILLVILSTSALSACLSLRTENERANLPEETSKEFRTVFEAYQQVKGHYADKKLLDDKKLAEGAIRGMIASLEDPFSQYIPKSRQEEVREQLEGTYEGIGVEILTREGYPVVIAPIRKSPAEKAGIRAGDIIIKIDGASVENVPEMDVINKVRGPKGTKITLEILRPPQTTPLTFTLTRDEIRRITVDTEDLADGIVHISISRFQPNTDEEFKEQLKDVMAKRPAGMILDLRNNPGGYLDVVVDVASQFLKDGLVLYDVDGDGKRTDWKVNDGGLAQKVPLVVLVNHGSASGSEVVSGALQARARAKVIGTQTFGKGSVNQAYTLSDGSSVRLTTAKWHAPNGLQISKVGITPDIIVDRTQEDEAAGRDPQIAKAIEVLKSEIQSTASAGQGRAPSAG
- a CDS encoding pirin family protein — encoded protein: MTTTSASRSVSRVVQTVQTYEGAGFPVRRPFPTQTQMDFDPFLLLDHLGPVDYPPGEAKGAPDHPHRGFETVTYVLEGRMEHKDSAGNAGKLGPGDVQWMTAGAGVVHSEMPEEAFLNKGGRLQGFQLWVNLPRKEKMIAPRYQDTPSAKIPVATSEDGAVRVKVIAGESLGKRAVIETRTPIAYLHFTLQPGATFFQPTMKDHNSFAYVISGRGKFGFNAREAKEGQAVFFAGDGESVSLENVDAKLPLDVLVISGVPLREPVVRYGPFVMNTREEIIKAFDDFQSGRMGYIAH
- the smpB gene encoding SsrA-binding protein SmpB gives rise to the protein MKSKVQRRQAKAARQAQADGGDFKVIATNRQARHDYEILQAIEAGIALMGSEVKSIREGRINIAEGYARPYKNELWLYGVHIPIYTSASYQNHEPTRTRKLLLHRKQINNLVERISTERLLLVPLRLYLKHHRAKIELGLARSRAKYDKRQAIAKREAARRIQQAVRVKA